DNA sequence from the Peromyscus eremicus chromosome 7, PerEre_H2_v1, whole genome shotgun sequence genome:
cattgttacttcataactaattttgccactgttatgaatcataatgtaagtttctatatttttgtaaatgtaaatatcttgaggtgtgcaccacactcagctttcttTGAATAGTAGGAAAAACTGAAGTGTATCTGTCACagcataaacataaaataaaacctgaTAGCTTTCTCAAACTTGTTTTAATGGGAAATAATAATCTCAATAGTTGGCTGGGCTTGTTGAGCTCCATAAGCCATCAGCAGACAACTTGTTTAAGATGCAGACTTGTGGGAAGAACTTAAGACCTAATGCGCTCATTGCTTAAAAATGTTTCCTTGTAAGTGTTTAGTTTGTCGCACTGGGAAAGGAATCATACACCAAAGCCTAGTGGGGTGATCCTAGGAATACAAAGGTGGCTAATGACATCAGAGTAATCACTACTTGCCAGTAagttatatacacacatataatgggCAGTATGTATACTTTAATATGCAATGAACAAGTTTTGAAatttgttgttactgttattttTCTGACTCATAATGTAATTTTATGTCAGTTGAGTCTAGTAATGAAAAATTTGGGCTTATAGTCTTACTTTTCTAGTGACTCATTTTTATTACATATGTAAGCATGACTATAacaataagtaattttaaaatttttgaatgtttaaaatttaagattttaaatattttaattcttcaAAATTTGTAGAGAGGGGCTCAAATAAGCAATTGTGTTTTCTTAAACTTTTGTAATAACATGTCATAAAGAATACTTAAACAACTTCACATTGAGAGCCTTGTCTTGTCCTTTGTGATTCATGGCTTCAATGAGAATTACCAAAGACAACAAAATGGGTATGATGAGACTGGACAGGACAAAGAATGAAGGTTGTCAGGTGGAATAGGGTAAATGTAGcacaacaaatttaaaaattctgcaCAGGGACagaatgatggctcagtggttaaaagcactcttgctgtacaagcctgatgacctgagttctatctccagaacccactgtggaaagagagaactccaAGTTGTACCTTGACCTCCACATCATCTCTGGCCCCtctccattttttgttttcaCAAAATGTtttccacaaacacacaaattaaaaaataactccACACCCATACttacagaggcttatataaaGATTCAGGAAAAAAACCTGTTCCTTGAGttgattttataaataatagGTTGTACCTTCTAAAAGAAGGTTTTCCTAGAGTCAGGTATGGTggttcatacctataatcccagaagtcttgaggctgaggatttttttttaagttcagagTTTGCTTATATCCCATAAAATGTGTAATAAGACTGaaacaggctagagagatggctcagcaggtaagaacactggcttctcttccagtagaattccaggttcaattcccagcacctacacggcagcCCACTATCATCTGGAACtctagtcccagaggatccaacaccctctctggcctctgtgggcattaaACACAGATAGTACACAGACATAGGctagcaaaacacctatacatataacaggaaaaaaaaaaaaaaagacattgaaatAATTTACACATGAAAATCAACAGCTACAACTCACCTTTCCAGCAACAAACGGCATATCACCTAAGCACAATCTGTAGTGTGGCTGTGCACCGAAATAGTTTCTAGAACCTTTCTggatggagaaaaaagaaagctattttatttattttggtgaatTAATCCCAAGACTTTTAGCTCACTGTGGAACTACTGGGTACCTAGCTTTAACCAGCAGTCTTGCTGCTCTGACCAAGTAGAAACAAGGCTTCAGGAAGCTGCTTCTGAAAGAGGGACTTACTTGGCCCACAGTTCGATAAGATACAACTCATCATGGAGAAAGCATGGCAACAGTAGTCCCGGGTGGGTGGGTATTAATTACACTGTACCAAGAGTCGGAAAGTAGAGACAGGACAGTAAGTGGGCCAGACTAGCAACCTCAAGGCCTGCTTTCCAGTGACTTAATGGGGgtcatttcacattcaaaccacaacacttgTTTATATTGGGGATCATAATTGGGGGGCtaatgggggtgggaggatgggggaTGGGTATTAACTAACCATGTCAGAATTAAGGAAAGGAACAGTCTTCACAAAGCATTTTAAGAGTCAAAAGTAATGAACACAGCTGAATATTCCTAgtatttttatgttcttttgtAGTTCCAAATGCTTTCATACAGTCCCTCACTACTATGGTAAGAATtcacaaataaattttattatttatcttcaGCTTTGAGTACAGACACTAAGAGTGAAAGAGACTCACTCTTCCAAGCTTCTAATTCCACATGGCTTTAGTGTTGTTTACACAAATTATTACATAAAGTTGGTATTTAGTCTGAGACTGGTGCAGTTTTCATACCTTTTCTGGTggttttgacttcttctttttaatttttctagtgCTGGTTGGAACATATGAAGTTGTCTTATCTTCAAAAATAAGTCTATTTGCTTCTAGACCAGTctgcaactagaaaaaaattagcaTAGAGTTAATGATGTAAAATAAAAGCTACAGTTCACAGTTAAAGTGCCACCTAAGTCTGTAACTATGCTGGTAATCATCTCACTGAAAAGATGACATGGCTGTACAGTATGCCTTTAGTTGGTCATGTCTTGCATGGAAGCACTGTTCCACTACTGGTGGTTACTCTGCAAAGTCTACTTCAGGAATTCAATGGAATGCGTGTAGCTCTAAGCTGACAGTGTGCTACACAcagacaagcaagcaaaacacccatacatataaaacaaatataaatcttGGTAGGGAGAAGCTGCAGTTTTCTCTAAACTATCTTTCAACAGCCCCACTCTTCAAAACTTGGTAAAAGTGGTTATTTTATATCTCTCTATAGATCAAAAATAGTCTGGAGTTTGGTAAAATTTCCAATGATTAGATTCCTCccctaaagaatttaaaaattccaAGAAAGGAAAAGTTCCCCAGAAGTTATGACTGAGTTTTAAGAAACAGCACAAGTAATGAATGAAATGCAAGGAATACTGAGAACATTCCTTTAGTATTCAGCACTCTTAGGACAGGGTTTTCACCGGCAGTGGAATGCGGGGCTCTCCATCCTCAGGAGCATGACACGCTTGGACATACTGAGTAATACTTTATACTAGACAAAACTCCAAAGGATATCATCCCTCTGGAATATTTACACTGTCAACAAGTGTGAAGAATAACAAATGAACCACTTAAAGGATACTTTTTGATTCTAGCTCACATCTAGTTTTTCTAGTAGATGTCTTATATGTGTCCCTGAGTTTTAAAGTGCTTTTATTACCATTTGTTTGGTTTCTCTAGCACTATAAAATCCAGACTCTGGATGGTTAAATACACCGTTCAGGGTTATACAAATCAGAATCAGCAAGATAGAGGAATGCATCTCCTTCACCACCTACCTTCCATTACCACAGTGCTCACCATCAGAACTCAAACTGATAAGAATTCATCAATTAAAGAATTTGTGAAGATTTCTATTTAGCATACAAgaactatacactacaatttaATAAAGAATAACCCATACATTTGCAATGTTACATGTGAGGAGTAGAGACATCTTAAAACAGTTTTCCTAAAGCCAGAACAAAAAAAAGGTTAAGTGGCCATATACCTCAACAAGCACACAGAAAAAGAGTAAATCTACAAATGATATCAGGTGTAATAAAAAATCGACATATCCAATCAGTGATTCAAAGGAGAACTAGCAGAAAGAGACTGTAATATTCTATTCCTGCATCAGCAGCTGTGAGAATGAAGGACACTAGACAGGATGCCACAGACTCAACTACAATGGTTCCATTAGTAACTTCTGAGATTAAGACCTGCTTCTTGTGTTACTATAATAAAAGTTACCAACACTAGCATAATCTTAAAGAGGTTGGAAAAGAGACTATCTAGGAAATATCCAAgcaaaaaaccagagagaaaagTCTCcagttaaaatagaaaaataaaaaataaaactttattattcCTACAGTGTCTTCTATAATGCAGTTCCGGCTGGAATACATGAACTCATGCTTTGAATCTTTACAATTCTACTACCAGGTGGCTGGCCACTGCATAGGACAAAATTCAAAACTAGGAGAGTAGAGTTCATTCTTCTCTAGGACAGGAGTTTACTTAAGAGTCTCAAGAGAAGCAACAGTTTTGTTGCTGcagtactgaggactgaaccaaATGTCTAATGAATGCTAGGTAATCCTTCTACACTCAACTAACTCTACccaacacacacatttacactgGATACTGAATCATCTGCTAGGAGCTCATCAGACCTAAGCTTTATATGAATACTTCTGTGTTTGACACCTTTTTAGCTCACAGGCATTTTTTATATTACATGTATGGATTCATGTATTACAAAAGTGCCTgcattatgtatgtgcatgtgcttggTGCACAAGGGTTAGAAGAGTACCAGGCTctagaactggacttacagatggttgtaggccaccatgtgggtcctgagaatcaAAGCCAAGCCTACTACAAGGACAACCATGTGCTCTGACctctgtaccatctctccagctccaacctcACGGACTTTAAAAATACTAATCCAGACTCTGATTTGAAACATCCAAAGAACTGCTCAAATTTTACTTTGCAAAGTTACAGTCCTAATTTCCAATACTAAGCTATTTCTGAGGTCTACATATGGATCTGGTGTACTCATGCGTAACTGTTCACCTTTAAACCACGTGTTTACCTGTTCATCATTCCACTCACCTCTGCTGCCTGAGCCTGCATACGCTTCCTTTCCTGCTCTTCTTCATGGAGTTTAGACTCTaattcttgcatttttttctagTGATAAGAATATCAAAACGGATAATAGTTAAAAGTATCTTTTTGTAGAGTTTTAAAGATAGTCAAAATAATCATGTTAGTTCACTCTAGTGATGGCTCAGGCCTTGATAATATCCATGACACTCTCCCAATAGATCAACTAACAGTCATTAGTGAGGTAGCTGTGAGTTAAGTGGCCAgaattaaggggaaaaaaaaatctacgacCAAAAAACACAGCTTTGTATAAAAGTAAAGATTACATAAAGACAATCTAGATCTTCACTCAGTAGTATTAAATCTCTCTCAAGTaaaacacaattaaaagtaaaattagttcagaaaaaaattacatgatgCAAGTTTTAAGTATCAAAAACATTTCACCCTTCACTGTTTTCAGAAAGAACTACCTTATGTCCGGCCACCAAGATTGCAAAATGTCAACattctttttcaaattattttcttttttaaagactatgTATAAGAAAAACCTTTACATTATAAATATCCATGTTTATGAAAAAACTGACAACCACAACACCAGACATCGGTAAGTAAAAGTCATGTTCACTGACTTCTGCAAGGGCCTGCATTGTGGTAAGTTTGTTGTATTCCTGTTCAAGAAGATCCAGTTTTTCCAGCTGGCTCTGAACGTGAGTTTGATCATGTTGCCGTTCTCTTTCTAGGGAAACCTGAGAAACAGCATCAAAATGCAATATAATGTGATAATCAAAAAGTTGAAAACACAGCACACACCCAACATAATACTATATGTAATTTGCCTGTCCGTTCACAGACCTGTGCTGGACGTGGAAAAGAATTCTAGGAATAGAACACTAAGACTTCATGGGTAACAAtgatctgtgtctgtgtttaattttgtatgtatatgcacagcTTGCCTTTTTGGATatcagaggacatcttgtaaGAGCTAGTTCCCTCTTTTTGCCATgttggtcccagggatcaaacttggttTTTCAGGCTTCAatgcaagtgcctttatccactaagccatctcaccatccTTGGAATATTATTCTCAATATAGTATTTACCAAGTATATGGTTCTATATAAGGTTTTATTTAAGGGCATATATCCTTATACCCTAGGATAGAGGATTTACTGGCCACACAGGctatataaatacacaaatactatTAAGTATTAAGTCCTATTAAGTAATTTCTTAAAAACTGTAAGAACTCGTATGCATATTTCCTTTGAATACAAAATatactcttttcttccttcacacTTAGGGTCTGATTTGGAAAGACTGCCCATCTGCTTAAGTCTCATTATAAACAAATCAGAATAGATGGGCAAATATCTAACTGGATATATTTGCAAACGCCCAACACTAAGTCTGAGTAAGCCATTGCCATTTCTTCAGTGTCCATGACAGTGGGGAATTATACAAGAGAATTCTGAATAATAAAACAACCCAAGCAACAACACAGTGAAGAGATGCATAATGTGCGATTAATCACTGACACATTTTTCCCAACACTGCTGTATAACTGCTTATACATATAAGTCTTATTTCTCAAACTAGGACCAAAAGTTGACGGGGGCTAGAAAATAGTATTTCTCTTTTACAACTGCAGATTTTCTAGCATTTAAGCATGTAAGAAATCAAATTTTGCATAATAGTTAAATTTTCTATATGAAAAggatgtttaaaaaatatattggaCACTAATGTTGTAATTATCCTCTACAAATGTACAAGTTACTTAAGTACAAAGATTACTGATgcaacagaagaaaaacattttgttttaaatttaacaaGTGCAGTAGCTGGACACATAGCTCatctggtagagtgcttgcctagcaccaGAGAAAGCCTGAGGTGCAATCCATAACAGTACATACACCAGGTATAGTGATgtggcctataatctcagcactctggagatagAATCAAAGATGAGAATGGCCAGGTCATCCTTGGGCAACATGATGAGCCAGCCTAGGCtctatgagaccctgtttcaataagcaaattgttttttttttaactgcaaaaaaTTTTACAAAGAGTAGTGGATTTCACAGGTACATATGGTTATTTACACATTTGATAATATAGACTCCAAGACATTAACATGactatttttcaaatttaagCACAAGTTTACCAAGTACAAGAATCATACATAACAAACAGAGCCAATCAAACCACCATCTATATACTACCCTGAGCCCAACAGACTTCAGCACGGGGCTTTAACAACAGTGCCAGCAGGCCTCTCTGATAAGGTCTGCTAATCATCTGGGAGGTGCCATACCTGCTTTTCTAAGACAGATGTCCTCTCCATCTCTGCATGCTTTATCATATTTCTCATGTATTCCAATTGTTTTTCTAAAAGACTACATTTATTTTCTGCAGCTAACAGCTGGGATGTCAGTTCtaaaatgaatacacacaaaaaaagtagtAATTAGCTAACACACAAACGTGTCCCAACAGCGTGTAAACAGGAACTGGACTTACATGGGTTAGAGGTAAGGTtagtggtagggtgcttgctcAGTATGCCCGATTACTGCAAAATAAACCAGCAGGCCTCCAAAACTGCCAGTCCCTCCCAGTAGTCCTAGAAACCTCTCTGGATGACTTATGTTCTTTCTGATGCTAGTCAAATATGCCACACACTGCCAATAAGCACTATGTATGATGTCACTTGCTCCTCATAATACACCTGACTATGATGTAATTCTTAATGGCTAGAGTGACCATCACAAACTACCAATGTggaattctaaaataattttacaatattTGGATAGATCTGTTTCCTCTTAGTTAAACAAACCTTGATTGTGCTTAGATTCTTCATTctttgaattctctctctcttgtatCTGTTCATCCAATACTTTCTTATATTCAATTGTTTCCCTAGACAAGGTTTTCACACTTTCTTCTGCCTGAATCCTTTCCAGTTCCAAGCGTCGAATCTTATCTTGAAGATTCTTAAGAGCAGAAAATATGGCTGCCAAGTATAAAATGCACACCTTAAGTTAATAATACACACAGAGAAgcttaccaaaaaagaaattttcttctgACAGattctcactctgtaccccaagtggcctcaaaaatcacagtaattctcctgccttagccttccaagggctgggcTAGAGATGTGAGCCATAGAGCCcagctctgaaaagaaaattttagaagacTGACACAAGTCAAGTGGGAGATCATTCTCTGAAAACAACATTATTTCCTAATTAAAAAGTCATTCCAAGGCATCATTCTGAATTCTTTATAAGGTTCTACTAGTTATTTAAGTAAAAgttaaaagagaacaagaaaacaaaaaccaccactaatgtttaaaaaaaattacaaagtttaaaaaaagaccCACCTTGGCTAATCATACATAAATTCACAACTGTCCTGTGatgctttgaataagaatggcccccataggctcatgtattggaATGCTTGGTCAACAAGGAAAGATACTACTTGTTGGGGTAGATagggccttgctggaagaagtgtgtcatctgaggtttcagaagcccaagccaagcAGTGtcgctctcttcctgctgcctttagatccggatgtagaactctcagatacttctccagcaccatgtctacctgcatgcatATAAAGCCATGTAGTTCTGGCTTTACAGTCAAGGATACATGAAAGGGGTGGTGGAATCTACCTCTGAGGCtaaggaaagctactgaggcCAGGCGTGTGTAAGGGGTGTGCCtgaacacagcaactcttataaagcatttgtgtgaagctgtgaaggtaaaaCCTGGATTGTGATGGAAACCCCAAGATATTGGAGAtaccagagtcatgggatacctggcAAGGAGAGCTACTAAACAGGGTGTGGAACCAGTGAGAAGTGCAGAAGTgcgttgcagtcaacaaagctgaaaggagttggagatatgAAGATCTCCTGGATATCACACAtaagatgcagaatttggagtttgccctgctggattttggtcttgcttggtccagtatttcctcactatattctctttctttccttttggaatggtaatatatattctgtgccattgtatgttggaagtatgtaatctgcttttttattttgattttaaaggaGTACAATGAAGAGATTTCCACGAGTCTCAgaagacttttaaacagtgttgagactgtgatagactattgGGATTTATGAAGTTggattgaatgcatttttgcaacactatgatatggctacaagcttatgggggccagggagtgtggtttgaataataatgcctcccaaatgctcatatatttgcatgcttcaCCAACAGCActacttgttggagtaggtgtggccttgctgaaggacgTATGTCACTGGTAGGgaggctctgaggtttcagaagcccacaacaggcccagtgtcactctcttcctcctaccttcagatctggatgtagaactcccagatccttctccagcaccatgtctgcctgcatgcaaccACGCTTCTGACATGAttacaatgaactaaacctctgaaactgtaagtgagccccaattaaatgctttcctttataagaggtgcCATGGTcaagatgtctcttcacagcaacagaacactgactaggGCAGTCCCAAAGTACATTATTAAATGTTGTCAACCACTTGGCTCCTAGATGAAGCACTGAAATCAGAGCAGCTATGGTTATCCACAGAAGACCCTAAAAAGGTGTCCTAACATTCCCTCCTGGAAGGTAAGGAGGCTTCCAAAGCTTACCAAGCAGCTCAGGAGGCAGGATACAAGGCCCTTCTCCTTAGAGATTCCTCAGAGGTTGCTAATAACTGTCAGTTCAGGGGAGACTCTTCCTTAGTCACCTGTAATTTGCCTATTGTCATGTGAGAAAGCTCAAACTTACTGCCTCATCAATTTTGTCTTTAATGGACCCATctctttggtttgttgttggtACCTCTCTGTGACAAGCAGACACTTGTTCATATATCCCCAGCAACAGGTATCAATAGATGTCTCAAATATTTTCTGTTGTATGTACACGTGTTGTATGTACACCAAGTACATACATATGCCAAGGTCAGGGGTCAACCTTGGCTTCCATTCATCAGGTAACACAGTGTTGGTTCAGCCAAGGTCTTTCACAACTGAGGCTCACTGATTAGGCTATGTTGGCTGGACAGTGAgtcccagagatctgtctgtctgtctctggcaCACAGCACTGGGAATAGAAATGTGTCAAAAAgcttggctttaaaaaaaaaaaaaaaaaaaaaaaaaaaaaaaagtattggttTTGTTTATCCTTTGATActttcacatatatatgtaatgtacCTGGATGATAGTCACCTACTTCCTTTCACATTCCCCAGGACCTGACCCCTAATACACACACCCTCTTAATTTTTGTATTCTTTAGAAGAATACAATTCAGAGTAATTAGTGCTGTCTACATAACTCTGACTTTTTTAATAaggtatttatttaatgtgtatgggtgttttgcctacatgtgtatttgtacaccatgtgcatgcccaatacctagaagccagaagagggtgtcagattccctgggaatagttacagatagttgtaaactaccatgtgggtgctgggaactgaacccaggtcctcttggaagagcagctaatgctcttaactactgggctatctctccagcccctgtctgaGACTGATTCTGGAGAGGACAGACTAGTAATAAGTGACTCAAAGTATTTTAGCTTCCATGAGTTGATGGATAATGTTCAGTAGTCAATATGAAAAGCACGATAAATTCAcagaaataaaggggaaaataaaTACTGTTTTACTTGAAAACAACAGAGGTCAAAACtaagaattttaaacatttactttgtTCCAGTTGGTTACCTCTGCTGTTGCTTTCTGGATAGGCAAGTGTGGGCTTATTTGGGGAGCGTCGCAGATCACTATTAAGGAAAGGCTTATCAGGTGGATATAATACATATGGAGATGAAGAATGACGAACCATATTTCTGTTAGACCTCAATGGTTCAGCTAGGAtgttctgaaaaagaaaattacgAAATTACCTTGCAGACATTTAAAGCAAATATTCATGACTGAGTAACACTGTATGTTTCTCTAAAagacaacagaaaggaaaaacagtgCACTGATCTCACAGTAGAACCCAACCACTACTGACTGTGAAGAGATGCAACATTTAGGGTTaaacagccacatggcaaaaacACCATGCTCACACAACCTCAATACAAATATTTAGGCAAGTCCAATCTTTGTTCAGATCAGAAACAGACACAAATTGCTGACTTATTCTACCTTCAATAAACAAAATGTTtgccaaatatttataatgacTAAAAACTCCCTAAAGAAAgcatgttcttttcttaaaaaatttataTCTATcacttctcggccttttggctaagatcaagtgtaaaaAATTTATATCTAGTTAGCAAAAAGGGGAAACAATTATAAAACATTTGGGCTTATATATTCTCATATAAAACTATTTCTCCACATACACCATCTGTCACAAATCTGTCAAATTTGGGATTATGTTTCACATGATATAAACTTACCAAAGTATACCTCTAAATGTTAACCGGAATTTTAGTAGTAGGTGAGTTTGTGGTGGTGGACGCTTCAATAAGAGGGAAATAATGGAGATGCTAGGAGCTAAGAAAGAAGACAGGATGATTGCCAGCTGTTCAGAATTCTCACACATCTAGTTCCCTTTTTCAGACTGCCACAGCAAATTAGGATTTTCAATTTTCTGAAGAACTCTattgctaaaataaaatattagtgtAGTTTGTGTAGGTACAAAGGAACGATGAATATTTACAACAATAAACCACTTCCTTGAATACACGGAACTATCCAAATACCTATATAATAAGTTTGTACTTTAGTGTTACAGTAATACTTCCAGTGGATTTATAAGGGCAATTACAAAACACACTGTTGCTGTGAAAACTACAGGGGGCGATGAGCTTAGCAAAGTTAGGTACAAGCCTCAAAAAGAGCCCTAGTCACGTAAGTGCTGTCACTTCTCAGCCTTTTGCCTAAGATCAAATGAGAGCTCTATGTGATGTAATATGTGGGCTCAGGTCTTGTATactattagagggaccagccttaatattatacatcccaggaactcaggagagagaactacgaacacggaggactattttcaggaaataaaatCTCAGCACActtagctctatagtccacttgctttaattcctctggcataacatccacatatacacagcttcagttctgttctcgtgcctagctcctttcttgcctgatttctctctgtttatctactgtttcctcttaagttctatcttaattttctcgtcttaattctgcctcatctaggtccttttcaccttgttcttacccagctagtacttccccatctggctttccctcatcttccatcttattCCTCTAGTACTCCCGGTGCCACAAAAGGACAAATCTCTTCC
Encoded proteins:
- the Cep57 gene encoding centrosomal protein of 57 kDa isoform X6 translates to MVRHSSSPYVLYPPDKPFLNSDLRRSPNKPTLAYPESNSRGNQLEQTIFSALKNLQDKIRRLELERIQAEESVKTLSRETIEYKKVLDEQIQERENSKNEESKHNQELTSQLLAAENKCSLLEKQLEYMRNMIKHAEMERTSVLEKQVSLERERQHDQTHVQSQLEKLDLLEQEYNKLTTMQALAEKKMQELESKLHEEEQERKRMQAQAAELQTGLEANRLIFEDKTTSYVPTSTRKIKKKKSKPPEKKGSRNYFGAQPHYRLCLGDMPFVAGKSTSPSHAVVANVQHVLHLMKHHSKALCNDRVVNSVPLAKQACSRGSKSKKSVTPPSSSVSEELSDVLQTLQDEFGQMSFDHQQLAKLIQESPTVELKDNLECELEALVGRMEAKANQITKVRKYQAQLEKQNTDKQKKELKANKKTLDEEGNSSRSSGVTRTPSLQQQ
- the Cep57 gene encoding centrosomal protein of 57 kDa isoform X2, encoding MVRHSSSPYVLYPPDKPFLNSDLRRSPNKPTLAYPESNSRGNQLEQTIFSALKNLQDKIRRLELERIQAEESVKTLSRETIEYKKVLDEQIQERENSKNEESKHNQELTSQLLAAENKCSLLEKQLEYMRNMIKHAEMERTSVLEKQVSLERERQHDQTHVQSQLEKLDLLEQEYNKLTTMQALAEKKMQELESKLHEEEQERKRMQAQAAELQTGLEANRLIFEDKTTSYVPTSTRKIKKKKSKPPEKKGSRNYFGAQPHYRLCLGDMPFVAGKSTSPSHAVVANVQHVLHLMKHHSKALCNDRVVNSVPLAKQACSRGSKSKKSVTPPSSSVSEELSDVLQTLQDEFGQMSFDHQQLAKLIQESPTVELKDNLECELEALVGRMEAKANQITKVRKYQAQLEKQNTDKQKKELKANKKTLDEEGNSSRSSGVTRTPNVDQYEITLKDSNIFKFAATVN
- the Cep57 gene encoding centrosomal protein of 57 kDa isoform X4, which encodes MAAASVSAASESHFSNILAEPLRSNRNMVRHSSSPYVLYPPDKPFLNSDLRRSPNKPTLAYPESNSRAIFSALKNLQDKIRRLELERIQAEESVKTLSRETIEYKKVLDEQIQERENSKNEESKHNQELTSQLLAAENKCSLLEKQLEYMRNMIKHAEMERTSVLEKQVSLERERQHDQTHVQSQLEKLDLLEQEYNKLTTMQALAEKKMQELESKLHEEEQERKRMQAQAAELQTGLEANRLIFEDKTTSYVPTSTRKIKKKKSKPPEKKGSRNYFGAQPHYRLCLGDMPFVAGKSTSPSHAVVANVQHVLHLMKHHSKALCNDRVVNSVPLAKQACSRGSKSKKSVTPPSSSVSEELSDVLQTLQDEFGQMSFDHQQLAKLIQESPTVELKDNLECELEALVGRMEAKANQITKVRKYQAQLEKQNTDKQKKELKANKKTLDEEGNSSRSSGVTRTPSKKDFAKQRPGEKSRKNLQLLKDMQTIQNSLQSSNLCWDF
- the Cep57 gene encoding centrosomal protein of 57 kDa isoform X1, whose product is MVRHSSSPYVLYPPDKPFLNSDLRRSPNKPTLAYPESNSRGNQLEQTIFSALKNLQDKIRRLELERIQAEESVKTLSRETIEYKKVLDEQIQERENSKNEESKHNQELTSQLLAAENKCSLLEKQLEYMRNMIKHAEMERTSVLEKQVSLERERQHDQTHVQSQLEKLDLLEQEYNKLTTMQALAEKKMQELESKLHEEEQERKRMQAQAAETGLEANRLIFEDKTTSYVPTSTRKIKKKKSKPPEKKGSRNYFGAQPHYRLCLGDMPFVAGKSTSPSHAVVANVQHVLHLMKHHSKALCNDRVVNSVPLAKQACSRGSKSKKSVTPPSSSVSEELSDVLQTLQDEFGQMSFDHQQLAKLIQESPTVELKDNLECELEALVGRMEAKANQITKVRKYQAQLEKQNTDKQKKELKANKKTLDEEGNSSRSSGVTRTPSKKDFAKQRPGEKSRKNLQLLKDMQTIQNSLQSSNLCWDF
- the Cep57 gene encoding centrosomal protein of 57 kDa isoform X3, which gives rise to MAAASVSAASESHFSNILAEPLRSNRNMVRHSSSPYVLYPPDKPFLNSDLRRSPNKPTLAYPESNSRGNQLEQTIFSALKNLQDKIRRLELERIQAEESVKTLSRETIEYKKVLDEQIQERENSKNEESKHNQELTSQLLAAENKCSLLEKQLEYMRNMIKHAEMERTSVLEKQVSLERERQHDQTHVQSQLEKLDLLEQEYNKLTTMQALAEKKMQELESKLHEEEQERKRMQAQAAELQTGLEANRLIFEDKTTSYVPTSTRKIKKKKSKPPEKKGSRNYFGAQPHYRLCLGDMPFVAGKSTSPSHAVVANVQHVLHLMKHHSKALCNDRVVNSVPLAKQACSRGSKSKKSVTPPSSSVSEELSDVLQTLQDEFGQMSFDHQQLAKLIQESPTVELKDNLECELEALVGRMEAKANQITKVRKYQAQLEKQNTDKQKKELKANKKTLDEEGNSSRSSGVTRTPSKKDFAKQRPGEKSRKNLQLLKDMQTIQNSLQSSNLCWDF
- the Cep57 gene encoding centrosomal protein of 57 kDa isoform X5, with translation MVRHSSSPYVLYPPDKPFLNSDLRRSPNKPTLAYPESNSRGNQLEQTIFSALKNLQDKIRRLELERIQAEESVKTLSRETIEYKKVLDEQIQERENSKNEESKHNQELTSQLLAAENKCSLLEKQLEYMRNMIKHAEMERTSVLEKQVSLERERQHDQTHVQSQLEKLDLLEQEYNKLTTMQALAEKKMQELESKLHEEEQERKRMQAQAAELQTGLEANRLIFEDKTTSYVPTSTRKIKKKKSKPPEKSTSPSHAVVANVQHVLHLMKHHSKALCNDRVVNSVPLAKQACSRGSKSKKSVTPPSSSVSEELSDVLQTLQDEFGQMSFDHQQLAKLIQESPTVELKDNLECELEALVGRMEAKANQITKVRKYQAQLEKQNTDKQKKELKANKKTLDEEGNSSRSSGVTRTPSKKDFAKQRPGEKSRKNLQLLKDMQTIQNSLQSSNLCWDF